The proteins below are encoded in one region of Desulfatirhabdium butyrativorans DSM 18734:
- the gdhA gene encoding NADP-specific glutamate dehydrogenase, translating into MIEVIERMKRKDPYEKEFHQAVEEVFGTVRPVLERYPDYRRSAILERLIEPERLIQFRITWLDDAGQVHVNRGYRIQMNGAIGPYKGGLRFHPSVNLSILKFLAFEQVFKNALTTLPMGGGKGGSDFDPKGKSDTEIMRFCQAFMMELFRHVGPDTDVPAGDIGVGAREIGYLFGMYRKLRNEFTGVLTGKSLGWGGSLIRPEATGYGNVYFASEMLATRSDTLAGKTCLVSGSGNVAQYTVEKLIDLGAKVVSMSDSSGFVYDEAGIDREKLAFVKRLKNVRRGRIREYADKYPNAVYTEADPQLDFNPLWDRPAQCAFPSATQNEISGKDAQNLLRNGVFLVSEGANMPSTPDAIDIFLANNVLYAPGKASNAGGVAVSGLEMSQNSMRLSWPREEVDSRLKTIMKSIHKTCLDAAAEYGKPGNYLIGANIAGFVKVVNAMIDQGIV; encoded by the coding sequence ATGATCGAAGTGATCGAGCGCATGAAGCGAAAAGATCCGTATGAAAAGGAATTCCATCAGGCGGTCGAGGAAGTGTTCGGCACCGTTCGACCGGTGTTGGAACGGTATCCGGATTACCGGCGCTCCGCCATTCTGGAGCGGCTCATCGAGCCGGAGCGTCTGATCCAGTTCCGCATCACCTGGTTGGACGATGCGGGGCAGGTCCACGTGAACCGCGGGTACCGCATCCAGATGAACGGTGCCATCGGTCCATACAAGGGCGGGCTGCGGTTTCACCCGTCTGTCAACCTGAGCATCCTGAAGTTTCTGGCCTTCGAGCAGGTGTTCAAGAATGCGCTGACCACCCTGCCGATGGGCGGCGGAAAGGGAGGCTCCGATTTCGACCCCAAGGGGAAGAGCGATACCGAAATCATGCGTTTCTGCCAGGCGTTCATGATGGAGCTGTTTCGCCATGTCGGTCCGGACACGGATGTGCCTGCCGGTGACATCGGGGTGGGGGCGCGGGAAATCGGATACCTGTTCGGCATGTACCGGAAACTGCGCAATGAGTTCACCGGGGTGCTGACGGGAAAAAGTCTCGGCTGGGGCGGAAGCCTCATTCGACCGGAGGCGACCGGTTATGGAAACGTCTATTTTGCCTCGGAGATGCTTGCCACGCGCAGCGATACGCTGGCCGGAAAGACCTGCCTGGTCTCGGGCTCCGGCAATGTGGCCCAGTATACGGTTGAAAAACTGATCGATCTGGGCGCGAAGGTGGTGAGCATGTCCGATTCCTCCGGGTTTGTGTATGATGAGGCCGGAATCGACCGGGAAAAGCTCGCTTTCGTCAAGCGCCTGAAAAACGTCCGCAGGGGACGGATTCGGGAATATGCCGATAAATATCCCAATGCGGTTTACACGGAGGCCGATCCGCAACTGGATTTCAATCCGCTGTGGGACCGGCCGGCGCAATGCGCCTTTCCGAGCGCCACCCAGAACGAAATTTCCGGAAAAGACGCCCAGAACCTCCTGCGAAACGGGGTCTTTCTGGTCAGCGAAGGGGCCAACATGCCATCGACTCCCGATGCCATCGACATCTTCCTTGCCAACAACGTGCTGTATGCGCCTGGCAAGGCGTCGAATGCGGGCGGGGTGGCCGTATCGGGCCTGGAAATGAGCCAGAACAGCATGCGCCTGAGCTGGCCCAGGGAAGAAGTGGACAGCAGGCTCAAGACCATCATGAAAAGCATTCACAAAACCTGCCTCGATGCCGCGGCGGAATACGGCAAGCCGGGCAATTACCTGATCGGCGCCAACATCGCGGGTTTCGTCAAGGTCGTCAACGCCATGATCGATCAGGGAATCGTGTAA
- a CDS encoding PEP/pyruvate-binding domain-containing protein: MLRRSSELPAEFYSQFKLFHELMSIKIREILLVASPYDAYVLEEDGSLATRIITEYSGLNLSMPPRVTRVSSGEEAIGLLEQKRFDMVITMPFVQDMDGSALALRIQGAYPKLPIILLGYSVRTLFPAGSFQKPPGIERVYVWSGNSDLLLAIVKNAEDRLNIVQDTTRGNVRVLVLVEDSPVFYSSLLPLLYKEIVQQTQAVLHVGLNEEHRLLRMRSRPKIVLAETFEEAAALIDCYRDYLIGVISDTRIPRAGRLDPEAGIEVLRQTRRENPDIPVLLMSSESSNREKARTVAASFLDKNSPALPSELHEYFLEYLGFGDFVFRMPDGREIGRASNLRTLERMATEIPDASLVYHASRNHFSNWLMARSEFALASSFREVKTSDFADPAALRLFIVSGIRKLRHLQQKGIVTRFKAETFDAEVMDFVKIGEGSMGGKARGLAFLSFLLHQSPDLLHAYPGVSILIPKSLVITTDGFEAFMQLNGLQHCYRCEHTDAQVARTFLDARFPENLLADLQAYLSQVSRPLSVRSSSLLEDAHFQPYAGLYHTYMIPNNDPDPAIRLRQLADAIKLVYASTFSEDPRAFSRSAVGQLQAEAMAVIIQEIVGERYGDHFYPAISGVAHSHNFYPFGRMLPEDGIANIALGMGKTVVEGESSLRFCPKHPGILPQFQTVSDILGNCQRRFYALNLDRYPETLLFSPKTNLACRQVDEAENEFPVRLLSSRYDPEEDRIRDSGGHGGVPVLTFAPVLRHNLFPLPPLLADLLDFGMKGMGCPVEIEFAVNLGTEEKRKNEFFLLQIRPLMTDIDKSQVLIRPEDIREAFLVSHHALGQGVHRLCDLVYVRPETFRPEGTERIAAEIGGINARLVQAHRKYLLIGPGRWGSADKWLGIPVKWHQIGGVGGIVEIRDPRIPADPSQGSHFFQNITSLGIPYITVDLAHADDAIDWRRLDAFSVETELQYVRHIRIEPHIELRIDTRASRCVAVLPQSGATEKEAMS, translated from the coding sequence ATGCTCCGTCGATCCTCGGAACTTCCAGCGGAATTCTACTCGCAATTCAAGCTCTTCCACGAGCTGATGTCCATCAAGATTCGGGAAATCCTTCTGGTGGCAAGCCCTTATGATGCCTACGTGCTGGAAGAGGACGGAAGCCTTGCGACCCGGATCATCACGGAATACAGCGGGCTCAACCTGAGCATGCCGCCGCGGGTCACCCGGGTTTCGAGTGGCGAGGAAGCCATCGGGCTGCTGGAGCAGAAGCGCTTCGACATGGTCATTACGATGCCGTTTGTCCAGGATATGGACGGCTCGGCCCTGGCCCTCCGCATCCAGGGGGCGTATCCCAAACTTCCGATAATTTTATTGGGATATAGCGTTCGGACGCTTTTCCCGGCGGGCTCGTTCCAGAAACCGCCCGGCATCGAACGGGTCTATGTCTGGTCGGGCAATTCGGATTTGCTGCTGGCCATCGTCAAGAATGCCGAGGACCGCCTCAACATCGTGCAGGACACCACCCGGGGAAATGTCCGTGTCCTCGTTCTCGTGGAAGATTCTCCGGTATTCTATTCCTCGCTCCTTCCGCTGCTGTACAAGGAAATCGTCCAGCAGACCCAGGCGGTTCTTCATGTGGGGCTCAACGAAGAGCATCGGCTGTTGCGGATGCGCTCGAGACCGAAGATCGTTCTGGCCGAAACGTTCGAAGAAGCGGCGGCGCTCATCGACTGCTATCGGGACTATCTTATCGGCGTCATCAGCGATACCCGCATTCCCCGGGCAGGCCGGCTCGATCCGGAGGCCGGCATCGAGGTGCTGAGGCAAACCAGGCGCGAAAACCCCGACATTCCGGTCCTGCTGATGAGCTCGGAGTCTTCCAACCGCGAAAAAGCCCGAACCGTTGCAGCCTCTTTTCTCGACAAGAATTCTCCGGCTCTGCCATCGGAGCTTCATGAATACTTTCTCGAATACCTCGGATTCGGTGATTTCGTCTTTCGCATGCCCGATGGCCGGGAAATCGGCAGGGCCTCGAATCTCAGAACCCTCGAACGGATGGCGACGGAAATTCCGGATGCATCTCTGGTCTATCATGCGAGCCGGAATCATTTTTCCAACTGGCTCATGGCCAGAAGCGAATTCGCCCTGGCCTCCTCTTTCCGGGAAGTGAAGACCTCCGATTTCGCCGATCCCGCCGCCCTGCGCCTTTTCATCGTATCCGGAATCCGAAAACTTCGCCATCTGCAACAGAAAGGCATCGTCACCCGGTTCAAGGCGGAAACCTTCGATGCGGAAGTCATGGATTTCGTGAAGATCGGTGAAGGGTCGATGGGCGGAAAAGCGCGTGGTCTGGCGTTTCTTTCCTTTCTGCTCCACCAGAGCCCCGATTTGCTGCATGCCTATCCCGGCGTTTCCATCCTGATCCCCAAAAGCCTCGTGATCACCACCGACGGATTTGAGGCTTTCATGCAATTGAATGGCCTGCAGCATTGCTACCGGTGCGAGCATACGGATGCGCAGGTGGCACGGACATTTCTGGATGCCCGTTTTCCCGAAAATCTCCTGGCCGATCTTCAGGCATACCTGTCGCAGGTCAGCCGCCCCCTTTCGGTCAGGTCCTCCTCCCTGCTTGAAGATGCGCATTTTCAGCCCTACGCGGGGCTCTACCATACCTATATGATTCCCAACAACGATCCGGATCCGGCCATCCGGCTTCGCCAACTGGCCGATGCGATCAAACTGGTCTATGCATCGACTTTTTCGGAAGACCCGCGCGCCTTCAGCCGGAGCGCCGTCGGCCAGCTCCAGGCGGAGGCAATGGCCGTCATCATCCAGGAAATCGTCGGCGAGCGGTATGGGGACCATTTCTACCCGGCCATTTCGGGGGTTGCCCATTCCCATAATTTTTACCCGTTCGGCCGGATGCTGCCCGAGGACGGCATCGCCAACATCGCGCTCGGCATGGGCAAAACCGTCGTGGAAGGCGAGTCTTCCCTGCGTTTCTGCCCAAAACATCCGGGTATCCTGCCGCAGTTCCAAACGGTTTCCGATATTCTCGGCAACTGTCAGCGCCGGTTTTACGCGCTGAATCTGGACCGGTATCCGGAAACCCTGCTGTTTTCCCCGAAAACCAATCTGGCATGCCGGCAGGTGGATGAGGCGGAAAACGAATTTCCGGTGCGCCTGTTGTCGAGCCGGTACGATCCGGAAGAGGACCGCATCCGGGATAGCGGCGGCCATGGCGGTGTACCGGTGCTGACCTTCGCCCCGGTGCTGCGGCACAACCTGTTTCCCTTGCCTCCTCTGCTTGCCGATTTGCTGGATTTTGGCATGAAGGGCATGGGATGCCCGGTGGAGATCGAGTTTGCCGTGAATCTGGGGACGGAGGAGAAACGGAAGAACGAGTTTTTTCTGCTGCAGATCCGGCCGCTGATGACCGATATCGACAAGAGCCAGGTGCTCATTCGGCCAGAAGACATCCGGGAGGCCTTTCTGGTTTCGCATCATGCCCTGGGCCAGGGGGTTCATCGGCTTTGCGATCTGGTCTATGTTCGGCCAGAGACCTTCCGCCCGGAGGGGACCGAGCGGATAGCGGCCGAAATCGGCGGCATCAATGCGAGACTCGTCCAGGCCCATCGAAAGTACCTGTTGATCGGCCCCGGCCGATGGGGATCTGCGGACAAATGGCTCGGAATACCGGTCAAATGGCATCAGATCGGCGGCGTCGGCGGGATCGTCGAAATCCGGGATCCCCGCATTCCGGCGGACCCTTCCCAGGGTTCGCATTTTTTCCAGAACATCACATCCCTGGGCATCCCCTATATCACCGTCGATTTGGCGCATGCAGACGATGCCATCGACTGGCGTCGGCTGGATGCGTTTTCCGTTGAAACCGAACTGCAATACGTGAGACATATCCGCATCGAGCCGCATATCGAGCTCAGGATCGACACGCGGGCCAGCCGCTGTGTCGCCGTTTTGCCGCAATCCGGCGCAACCGAAAAGGAGGCCATGTCATGA
- a CDS encoding type II toxin-antitoxin system RelE/ParE family toxin — MIRPAYPVFWTHIAEADLRAIIAFISLTNPHNAIEIFKKIKDSASSLNSLPERGRIVPELQDQGIWQYRELVVAPWRMIYRIAEHGVYILSLLDSRQNVEDILLKRLSGYDRHRGTGGG, encoded by the coding sequence TTGATACGTCCGGCATATCCAGTTTTTTGGACGCATATTGCCGAAGCTGACCTGCGGGCGATCATTGCATTTATTTCGCTGACAAATCCCCATAACGCAATCGAGATATTCAAAAAGATCAAGGATAGCGCCTCCAGTCTCAACAGCCTGCCGGAAAGGGGACGCATCGTCCCCGAGCTTCAGGATCAAGGGATATGGCAATACAGGGAGTTGGTTGTCGCTCCATGGCGGATGATCTACCGAATTGCGGAACATGGCGTCTATATCTTATCGCTATTGGATTCCCGGCAAAATGTAGAGGATATCCTCTTGAAAAGATTGAGCGGTTATGATCGTCACCGGGGCACGGGGGGTGGATGA
- a CDS encoding type II toxin-antitoxin system Phd/YefM family antitoxin, whose product MNIMSDIKPVTYLKSKTAVLLNHINETHRPVIITQNGEPRAVIQDPESYENMRNAIGLLKLISQGESDVRNGRFRPQDDVFRDIETALKETR is encoded by the coding sequence ATGAATATCATGAGCGATATCAAGCCGGTGACGTATCTGAAATCCAAGACTGCGGTTTTATTGAATCATATCAACGAAACGCATCGCCCTGTGATCATCACCCAGAATGGCGAGCCCCGGGCGGTTATTCAGGATCCGGAAAGCTACGAAAATATGCGCAATGCAATTGGATTGCTGAAGCTCATATCACAGGGGGAAAGCGACGTGCGGAATGGCAGGTTCAGACCACAGGACGATGTTTTTAGAGACATCGAGACCGCATTGAAAGAAACACGTTGA
- a CDS encoding FMN-binding glutamate synthase family protein — MSFLQANANEALQTANRSRNVSPQSGICSRCVDGCRGNCDMFNATFRGRELLYPSPFGSITAGADKDYPVDYTHLNIMGYAMGAKGVDADPDKATFPTVNTETVFGTTHPVKMKVPIFTGALGSTDIARKNWEHFAIGAAISGIVLVCGENVVGIDPGLEMKNGKVAKSPEMERRVKEYRKYYDGYGDIFVQMNVEDTRNGVAEYVIEKLGVETVELKWGQGAKCIGGEIKVDSLERALELQKRGYIVTPDPSLPAIQAAYKAGQIKQFERHSRLGFIDQEGFMKEVERIRKLGAKRVTLKTGAYPMRELAMAIRWSSDAGIDLLTIDGAPGGTGMSPWRMMCEWGIPSIYLHSMAVELCGKLAQRGKRVPDIAFAGGFSSEDLIFKALALGAPYCKAVCMGRALMIPGMVGKNAEKWLKGEDKGLPASVAKYGSTKEEIFINYETLRERFGKDIDTMPLGAIGIYSAVDKLRVGLQQLMAGSRSWEVKYISRRDLASLTEECAKVTGIPYIMDAYREEALAVIYA; from the coding sequence ATGAGTTTTCTGCAGGCAAATGCGAACGAGGCACTCCAGACCGCAAACCGATCCCGAAACGTTTCCCCCCAGTCCGGCATCTGCAGCAGGTGCGTCGATGGTTGCCGGGGCAATTGCGACATGTTCAACGCGACCTTCCGGGGACGTGAACTGCTCTATCCATCGCCGTTTGGCAGCATCACGGCAGGCGCGGACAAAGACTATCCGGTCGATTACACCCATCTGAACATCATGGGCTATGCCATGGGCGCCAAAGGCGTGGACGCCGATCCCGACAAGGCCACTTTCCCGACGGTCAACACCGAAACCGTGTTCGGAACCACCCATCCCGTCAAGATGAAGGTGCCGATCTTCACCGGTGCGCTGGGCAGCACGGATATCGCCAGAAAGAACTGGGAACATTTCGCCATTGGCGCGGCCATCAGCGGCATCGTCCTGGTCTGCGGCGAAAATGTCGTCGGTATCGATCCCGGTCTGGAAATGAAAAACGGCAAGGTTGCCAAATCTCCGGAAATGGAACGCCGGGTGAAGGAATACCGGAAATACTATGACGGTTACGGCGATATCTTCGTCCAGATGAACGTCGAAGATACCCGAAACGGTGTTGCCGAATACGTCATCGAGAAACTGGGTGTGGAAACCGTGGAGTTGAAATGGGGGCAGGGCGCCAAGTGTATCGGCGGCGAAATCAAGGTCGATTCCCTGGAACGGGCTCTCGAGCTGCAGAAAAGAGGGTATATCGTTACACCCGATCCGTCGCTTCCCGCCATTCAGGCTGCATACAAGGCCGGGCAGATCAAACAGTTCGAGCGTCATTCCCGACTGGGCTTCATCGATCAGGAAGGCTTCATGAAAGAGGTCGAGCGAATCCGGAAACTGGGCGCCAAACGGGTCACCCTCAAGACCGGCGCGTATCCGATGCGGGAGCTGGCCATGGCCATTCGCTGGTCGAGCGATGCAGGAATCGATCTGCTGACCATCGACGGCGCGCCGGGCGGAACCGGCATGAGCCCCTGGCGGATGATGTGCGAATGGGGCATTCCTTCGATCTATCTGCATTCAATGGCCGTCGAGCTTTGCGGCAAGCTTGCGCAGCGCGGCAAACGGGTCCCGGATATCGCTTTTGCCGGCGGTTTCTCCTCGGAAGACCTCATCTTCAAGGCGTTGGCGCTGGGCGCACCCTATTGCAAGGCCGTCTGCATGGGCCGAGCCCTCATGATCCCCGGCATGGTCGGCAAGAACGCCGAAAAATGGCTCAAGGGGGAAGACAAGGGCCTGCCGGCAAGCGTCGCCAAATACGGAAGCACCAAAGAGGAGATCTTCATCAACTACGAGACCCTTCGGGAAAGATTCGGTAAGGATATCGATACGATGCCGCTTGGCGCCATCGGTATCTACAGCGCTGTCGACAAGCTCAGGGTCGGTTTGCAGCAGTTGATGGCTGGCTCCAGAAGCTGGGAAGTCAAGTACATCAGCCGCAGGGATCTGGCTTCGCTGACCGAAGAATGCGCCAAGGTCACCGGTATCCCCTATATCATGGACGCTTACCGGGAAGAAGCGCTGGCCGTTATTTACGCATAA